A DNA window from Fibrobacter sp. UWB4 contains the following coding sequences:
- a CDS encoding acetyl-CoA carboxylase biotin carboxylase subunit family protein codes for MKKALLLCSSHNDLGLVRALRKLGYYIIVTGNRADLPGQKWCDEFILADYSDKEKILEIARKNSIDAIIQCCNDFGVYTAAYVAEKLGLPGYDSYETTLTLHNKDLFKEFAKKNNITSPVSTPFSSEKDALQHLDTCSYPIIVKPTDCSAGNGIHRADNKAEGIKYVQEAFLKSRAKRIVIEPYVSGTQHGFCTFLRNQKVCAICSNNEYSFLNPYRVEIDTYPADNFEIVQNKLVEQIEKIAHILNLKDGIFHLQYIYDGKDAQIIEVMRRILGNMYHVPGNALTGIDWEYWETRARCGLDLSAFPSVVSQEGCFAYKTILAPKNGKIKSIEIPSRYNKHLDSVFMLKQSGDLIENNMSEPVGFMFFCFPDQLTMKKELIESYVNDAVTVE; via the coding sequence ATGAAGAAAGCGTTATTGCTGTGCTCGAGCCATAATGACCTGGGCCTGGTTCGTGCACTTCGCAAGCTTGGGTATTACATTATCGTTACCGGTAACAGGGCTGATTTGCCCGGTCAAAAATGGTGCGACGAATTTATTCTTGCGGATTATTCGGACAAAGAGAAAATCCTGGAAATTGCACGGAAAAATTCCATAGATGCCATCATTCAGTGTTGTAATGATTTCGGTGTGTACACTGCGGCCTATGTCGCGGAAAAGCTCGGATTGCCCGGCTATGATTCGTACGAAACGACCTTGACGCTCCACAACAAGGACTTGTTCAAGGAATTTGCAAAGAAAAACAACATTACCAGTCCGGTATCGACTCCGTTCTCTTCTGAGAAAGACGCTCTCCAGCATCTGGATACATGCTCATATCCGATAATAGTAAAGCCGACAGATTGCAGCGCAGGAAATGGAATTCACAGGGCTGACAACAAGGCGGAAGGGATTAAGTATGTCCAGGAAGCTTTCTTGAAATCTCGGGCCAAAAGGATTGTTATCGAACCCTATGTGTCTGGCACTCAGCATGGCTTCTGCACTTTTTTGCGCAATCAGAAAGTATGCGCGATATGCAGCAATAACGAATATTCTTTTTTAAATCCGTACCGTGTTGAAATCGACACGTATCCTGCCGACAATTTCGAAATCGTTCAAAACAAGCTTGTAGAGCAGATCGAGAAAATCGCCCATATCCTGAACCTAAAGGATGGCATATTCCATTTGCAGTACATCTATGATGGAAAAGATGCCCAGATTATCGAAGTCATGCGACGCATTTTAGGCAATATGTACCATGTCCCGGGCAACGCCCTTACAGGTATTGACTGGGAATATTGGGAAACTCGCGCAAGATGCGGCCTCGACTTGTCGGCATTTCCTTCTGTTGTAAGTCAAGAGGGGTGCTTCGCCTACAAGACTATCTTGGCCCCCAAAAACGGAAAGATTAAGTCTATCGAAATCCCGTCCAGATACAATAAGCATTTGGACAGCGTGTTTATGCTAAAGCAGAGCGGTGATTTGATAGAAAACAATATGTCCGAGCCGGTCGGCTTCATGTTCTTCTGCTTCCCTGATCAGCTCACGATGAAGAAAGAACTTATTGAATCCTATGTTAATGACGCCGTAACAGTTGAATAG
- a CDS encoding Gfo/Idh/MocA family protein has protein sequence MNNQHELCIGMAGAGRATELHMEALKRFSGIPLCYKRIIARREDQVKKMQERFGFLEYSLKFEDLLNDPEIDVIDVCTPPYAHADMVEQALKAGKHVICEKPLSGYFGEDGDNTPIGKCVSKVKMYERLLTSLDHLKDCVEKSKKKFCYAENFIYAPAVTKAAEIITAKKSKILFSKGEESLKGSSSPVAGEWAKTGGGTFIRTGAHPLSAIIWLKQIEAKARNEKISVQSVFADMAQITPSLNDYEHRHIAARPNDVEDFGTVIITFSDGTKAVVMATDTLLGGSRNYVELYCNDAVINCKLTMSDLMSTYFLDEDGLDDVYISEMLPSKKGWNNPFLEDVIMRGYVDEMRDFMESIYYNREPKSDYWVAHETLRVIYAAYKSAELGKAVVL, from the coding sequence ATGAATAACCAACACGAACTTTGCATTGGCATGGCCGGCGCAGGTCGAGCGACAGAACTGCATATGGAAGCCCTAAAGAGATTTAGCGGCATCCCATTATGTTATAAGAGAATTATCGCGAGACGCGAAGACCAGGTCAAAAAGATGCAGGAGCGTTTTGGTTTTTTAGAATACTCCCTTAAATTCGAGGACCTGTTAAACGACCCTGAAATAGATGTCATTGATGTCTGTACCCCGCCATACGCTCACGCTGATATGGTCGAGCAGGCTTTAAAGGCTGGGAAGCACGTCATCTGTGAAAAGCCGCTAAGCGGATATTTTGGAGAAGACGGGGATAATACGCCGATTGGTAAATGCGTCTCGAAAGTCAAGATGTACGAACGGTTGCTGACCTCTCTTGACCACTTGAAAGATTGCGTAGAGAAATCGAAAAAGAAGTTCTGCTATGCCGAAAATTTCATTTACGCCCCGGCTGTAACAAAGGCTGCGGAAATCATCACAGCAAAAAAGTCGAAGATCCTTTTTTCAAAAGGCGAGGAATCTTTAAAGGGCTCCAGTTCTCCGGTTGCTGGGGAATGGGCTAAGACCGGCGGCGGAACGTTCATAAGGACGGGTGCGCATCCGCTATCTGCAATAATTTGGCTCAAGCAGATTGAGGCCAAGGCAAGAAACGAAAAAATATCTGTCCAGTCCGTATTTGCCGACATGGCCCAAATAACACCGAGTTTGAACGATTACGAACATCGTCATATTGCGGCAAGGCCAAACGACGTTGAAGATTTTGGAACGGTGATTATTACGTTCTCTGACGGGACCAAGGCGGTCGTTATGGCGACCGATACTTTGTTAGGTGGAAGCCGTAACTATGTCGAACTGTACTGTAACGATGCCGTGATCAATTGTAAATTGACCATGTCCGATTTGATGAGCACCTATTTCCTGGACGAAGATGGCCTTGATGATGTCTATATCTCAGAAATGTTGCCTTCAAAGAAAGGCTGGAACAATCCGTTCCTGGAAGATGTCATCATGCGTGGATATGTCGATGAAATGCGTGATTTTATGGAATCGATTTATTATAATCGGGAGCCAAAGTCTGACTATTGGGTCGCGCACGAAACGTTGCGAGTCATTTATGCAGCCTATAAATCTGCTGAATTAGGAAAAGCTGTAGTTCTTTAA
- a CDS encoding lipopolysaccharide biosynthesis protein: MSLKSSVISSLFWKYFERLGTQGVQFIVAVVLARLLSPADFGLIALIMVFITISNVFVQSGLNTALIQKKDADNLDFTTVFYSCLLLACVLYAGLFCAAPFIAQFYNSQNELVPVIRVLGLMLPLGALSSIQEAYVARNMMFKTLFYRSVGAIIPAGLIGVLFAYWGYGIWSLVIQQLTNSLLICIIMWFTVKWKPSLSFSFARWKMLFSFGWKLLCSSLLDTCYNNLLNLIVGKMFNPTALGYYNRGDQFPKLIVNNLNSSIQSVMLPSLSSVQDDKPRLKVMMRRAIVTSSFFILPLMAGLAAVATPLTLVVLGEKWLPAVPFIQICCVIYAFWPIHTTNLSAVNAVGRSDIFLKLELIKKGYGLVAIAIAVLFFRSPIGIAMSSAITAPLGAFVNAYPNKKLLNYGYIEQTKDILPSMALSVFMGGCVYFVSCLLSDKFAISPILQLVVLSLLGMTLYLGLARLLHLECLDYLIKTVKEFRNRKK, translated from the coding sequence ATGTCTCTAAAATCATCTGTTATATCCTCGCTATTCTGGAAATATTTTGAACGCCTTGGTACCCAAGGTGTTCAGTTTATTGTTGCGGTTGTTTTGGCAAGATTGCTATCGCCTGCTGATTTCGGCTTGATAGCTCTTATCATGGTCTTTATTACCATTTCAAATGTATTTGTTCAAAGCGGTTTAAATACAGCTCTGATTCAAAAGAAAGATGCCGATAATCTTGATTTTACGACCGTCTTTTACTCGTGTTTGCTGTTGGCTTGTGTGTTGTATGCAGGCTTGTTTTGCGCAGCTCCGTTTATTGCCCAGTTCTATAACAGTCAGAACGAGCTTGTCCCTGTTATTCGAGTCCTTGGACTGATGCTTCCTTTGGGAGCCTTGAGTTCAATTCAGGAGGCTTATGTTGCTCGGAATATGATGTTCAAGACACTTTTTTATAGAAGTGTTGGAGCGATTATTCCCGCAGGACTAATTGGTGTGCTGTTTGCCTATTGGGGATATGGCATTTGGTCTCTTGTTATTCAACAATTGACGAATTCGTTGTTGATTTGCATCATAATGTGGTTTACCGTTAAATGGAAACCGAGTTTGTCGTTTTCGTTTGCCCGCTGGAAAATGCTGTTCTCGTTTGGCTGGAAATTGTTGTGTTCGTCATTGCTGGATACTTGCTATAATAATTTACTGAACCTGATTGTTGGCAAAATGTTTAATCCAACGGCTCTAGGTTATTACAATCGTGGCGATCAATTCCCTAAATTGATTGTGAACAACCTGAATTCATCTATCCAGTCGGTGATGCTGCCTTCTTTGTCATCTGTGCAAGATGATAAACCTCGTTTAAAAGTGATGATGCGTCGAGCTATAGTAACAAGTTCATTTTTTATTTTGCCTTTAATGGCAGGGCTTGCCGCTGTCGCAACACCGCTAACTCTTGTTGTCCTTGGTGAAAAGTGGCTCCCTGCGGTTCCTTTTATACAGATATGCTGTGTTATCTATGCTTTTTGGCCGATTCATACGACAAATCTTTCTGCAGTCAATGCGGTTGGACGTAGTGATATCTTTTTAAAACTTGAATTGATAAAAAAGGGTTATGGCCTGGTCGCTATTGCCATTGCTGTTTTATTTTTCAGGTCGCCAATAGGCATTGCGATGAGCAGTGCTATTACTGCTCCGCTTGGGGCATTTGTGAATGCTTATCCAAATAAAAAGTTATTGAATTATGGATACATTGAACAGACGAAGGATATTCTGCCTTCTATGGCGTTATCTGTTTTTATGGGCGGATGTGTTTATTTTGTATCTTGTTTGTTGTCCGATAAATTTGCGATAAGTCCGATTCTGCAATTGGTTGTCTTGTCTCTTTTGGGCATGACTCTTTATTTGGGACTCGCTAGGCTGTTGCATTTAGAATGTCTTGATTATTTAATAAAGACTGTAAAGGAATTTCGCAATAGGAAAAAATGA